In Candidatus Hydrogenedentota bacterium, one genomic interval encodes:
- a CDS encoding ribulokinase — protein sequence MKAFTIGVDYGTNSVRAVVIDCANGNVAGSSVFNYPSGHQGILLDPNDHNLARQNPADYVQGLEATVTGALAAAKGYDGFNLERVIGIGVDTTGSTPIPVDGQCQPLAFSPEFKDNLNAKAWLWKDHTSIEEAMKITELGFKHRPNYLAKCGETYSSEWFWSKVWHCLNVDPAVFASAQSWLECADYVPAVLAGITDPAKVVRGVCAAGHKCLYCDEWGGLPDKEFLAMLDPKLAELRDRLFDRAYDAATPAGRLCEDWAAKLGLPEGIPIAVGAIDAHLGAVGAGVQPGVLVKIMGTSTCDCTVLPNTKTLRDIPGICGIVDGSILPGHYGLEAGQSAVGDIFKWFVEVICKGDGALHGALTDEAAKQKPGQSGLLALDWNNGNRCLLVDPRLTGLVLGQTLYTSQAEIYRALIEATAFGARAIIERYKEYGVPVDRIICCGGIAEKNAMLMQIYADITGCTMQVSSSDQTCALGSALSAAVIAGEAQGGYATFAEAQAKMTGVKEVQYTPIASNSAVYDELYALYMQVHDAFGGVNKAADLSGVMKSLIAIKERYRG from the coding sequence ATGAAAGCCTTTACCATCGGTGTGGACTACGGTACCAACTCGGTACGTGCGGTAGTGATTGATTGTGCGAACGGAAACGTAGCAGGTTCGTCGGTATTCAACTATCCCTCCGGGCATCAGGGAATCCTGCTGGACCCCAATGACCACAACCTGGCGCGCCAGAATCCCGCGGATTACGTGCAGGGTCTGGAGGCTACGGTGACGGGCGCGCTCGCGGCCGCAAAGGGCTACGATGGATTCAATTTGGAGCGGGTAATTGGTATCGGTGTGGACACGACCGGCTCGACGCCTATCCCGGTGGATGGCCAGTGCCAGCCGCTGGCTTTCAGCCCTGAGTTCAAAGACAATCTGAATGCAAAAGCCTGGCTGTGGAAGGACCACACCTCCATTGAGGAGGCTATGAAAATAACGGAGTTGGGCTTCAAGCACCGGCCCAACTACCTGGCCAAATGCGGGGAGACCTATTCCTCCGAGTGGTTCTGGTCGAAGGTTTGGCATTGCCTGAACGTGGACCCGGCGGTTTTCGCGTCGGCCCAAAGCTGGCTGGAATGCGCCGACTATGTGCCGGCCGTGCTTGCGGGGATCACAGATCCGGCGAAGGTGGTGCGTGGCGTGTGCGCGGCGGGTCACAAGTGTCTCTACTGCGACGAGTGGGGCGGGCTTCCCGACAAAGAATTTCTCGCCATGCTTGATCCGAAGCTGGCCGAACTGCGCGACCGTCTTTTTGACCGGGCGTACGACGCCGCGACGCCCGCCGGCAGGTTGTGTGAAGACTGGGCCGCGAAATTGGGCCTTCCCGAGGGAATACCGATTGCGGTCGGTGCTATAGACGCGCATCTGGGCGCCGTGGGCGCGGGGGTACAGCCGGGCGTGCTGGTAAAGATCATGGGCACATCGACCTGCGATTGCACGGTGCTGCCCAATACAAAAACGCTCCGGGACATTCCAGGCATCTGCGGCATCGTGGACGGCTCGATTCTGCCGGGGCACTATGGCCTCGAAGCGGGCCAGTCGGCGGTGGGCGATATTTTCAAATGGTTCGTGGAGGTGATCTGCAAGGGCGATGGCGCGCTGCACGGGGCACTGACCGATGAAGCGGCTAAACAGAAGCCGGGGCAGTCGGGTCTGCTTGCGCTGGACTGGAACAATGGCAATCGCTGCCTGCTGGTTGACCCGCGGCTTACGGGCCTTGTCCTGGGGCAGACGCTCTACACGAGCCAGGCCGAGATCTACCGCGCGTTGATCGAGGCGACGGCTTTCGGCGCACGGGCCATCATCGAGCGCTATAAGGAATACGGCGTGCCGGTGGACCGGATCATCTGCTGCGGCGGTATCGCGGAGAAGAACGCGATGCTGATGCAGATCTATGCCGACATTACGGGCTGCACGATGCAGGTGTCTTCTTCCGACCAGACCTGCGCGCTGGGTTCCGCGCTGAGCGCCGCCGTGATCGCGGGCGAGGCGCAGGGGGGCTACGCGACCTTTGCCGAGGCCCAGGCGAAAATGACGGGCGTGAAGGAAGTGCAGTATACGCCCATCGCGTCGAACAGCGCCGTATACGACGAGTTGTATGCGCTGTACATGCAGGTGCACGACGCGTTCGGCGGTGTAAACAAGGCCGCCGATCTCTCGGGCGTGATGAAGTCGCTCATCGCGATCAAAGAGCGCTATCGGGGTTAG